The sequence below is a genomic window from Ciceribacter thiooxidans.
GACCGGCTGCATGAATTGCCGGAACTTTCGACGCTGGACGATCTCGACAACGCACCGTTTCTGGAAAAGCTCGTCTCGTTCCAGCACCCCGATCACGACACCGGGACATGGCCGGAGGACAAACAATGACCGAGAAGAAGCCGGGCACGGAAATGCCGAAATGGCTGCTCTACGGGCTGATCGGCAAGGGCGTTCTCGTCCTCGTCGTCACCGCAGCGGTCGTCGCCTACGTCATGTTGAAATAGAAGCTGCGGAGAAGCACCATGGAAGGCGTATTCACCGGCGGATGCCAATGCGGTGCAGTCAGGTTCCGGGCGGAAAAGCTCGGGCGCGCATCGATCTGTCATTGCCGCATGTGCCAGAAGGCCTTCGGCTCCTTCTTCGGTCCTCTCGTCGGAGCCGATCTGGCGCATCTCACCTGGACGCGGGGACAGCCGACGCTCTTCCGTTCCTCCGCCAAGATCAAACGCGGTTTCTGCAGCAAATGCGGTACGCCGTTGAGCTATCATTACCCGGAGGGCGTGGATCTCGCCATCGGTGCCCTCGACCACCCGGAAGCGATCGAGCCTCAGGTCCAGCTCAATCACGCCGTCCGGCTGCCCTGGATCGACCACCTTTTCGAAAAGCCGGTGGCGGAACAGGAATACGACGTGGGAGACGTCGTTTCCTTCCAGCATCCCGACCACGATACCACCGTCTGGCCGCCCGAGGAGGATGAGGCATGAGCACCCGCGAGGTCCATTCCGGCGGCTGCCAGTGTGGCGCGATCCGCTACAAGATCGCCGGCGAACTCGGCTATCCGCATATCTGCCATTGCCGCATGTGCCAGAAGGCGGGCGGGAATTTCTTCATGGCGCTCACCGGAACCCGCAACGAGGATTTCCTCCTGACCCGCGGCGAGCCGAGCTGGTTCCGCTCCTCCGATCCCTGCGGCCGCGGCTTTTGCGCGAAATGCGGCACGCCGCTTTTCTTCAAGACCGTCGGCTCGCCCTATATCAGCGTCACCATCGGCAGCCTCGACGATCCGGAAGCCTGCACGCCGGTATCGCAGGACGGGGTGGAATCGAAGGTCTCCTATTTCGACCGGCTCTTCGGCCTGCCGGAACGAGAGACCGACCGCTCCGACCTGCCGGGCGGAACAGCTTCCGTCGACCGCAGCAATCACCAGCATCCCGACAACGATACGGCGGCATGGCCGCCCCGAGAGGACCGATCATGATCAACGAACTGCGCGGCTTCTATCCCGAGATCGAACCCTACGAGACCGGCTTCCTCGATGTCGGCGACGGGCACAGCGTCTACTGGGAGCGCTTCGGGACCAAGGGTGCCAAGCCGGCGGTCTTCCTGCATGGCGGCCCCGGCGGTGCCACCGGCCCTAACAACCGCCGCGTCTTCGATCCGGCCCTCTATGACGTCATGATGTTCGACCAGCGCGGCTGCGGCAAGTCG
It includes:
- a CDS encoding GFA family protein encodes the protein MEGVFTGGCQCGAVRFRAEKLGRASICHCRMCQKAFGSFFGPLVGADLAHLTWTRGQPTLFRSSAKIKRGFCSKCGTPLSYHYPEGVDLAIGALDHPEAIEPQVQLNHAVRLPWIDHLFEKPVAEQEYDVGDVVSFQHPDHDTTVWPPEEDEA
- a CDS encoding GFA family protein translates to MSTREVHSGGCQCGAIRYKIAGELGYPHICHCRMCQKAGGNFFMALTGTRNEDFLLTRGEPSWFRSSDPCGRGFCAKCGTPLFFKTVGSPYISVTIGSLDDPEACTPVSQDGVESKVSYFDRLFGLPERETDRSDLPGGTASVDRSNHQHPDNDTAAWPPREDRS